From the Streptomyces sp. SN-593 genome, the window GTGATGCCCAGTTCGGGGAGCCCGGTGTCCTCCACCGGCTCCAGCAGCCCGGACGCCGCCAGCAGCGGCAGCCGGGACAGGTGCGAGATGCCGACGTCGGGCGGGGTGCCGCTGGCCGTGGCCAGCGCCAGCTTCGTGTAGTACGGGTTCCCCCACCCCAGGATGGTCGCCTCGACCGACAGGCCCGGGTGGGCCTTGCGGAACGCGTCCTCCATCAGCACCATGTTGGCGCCGTCGCCGCCGGTGAACAGGTTCCAGAAGATGACGTCGGCGGTGTCCGGCTGCGTGCCGGCCAGCCCCGTGGCCAGCGGGGAGGAGCACGCCGCGAGCCCCGCGGACATGGCCAGCCCTCCACCGAGCGCCAGGAACCGGCGGCGCCCCAACGCTCCGCTCATGGGCGTATTCACCTCGTTAATTCGATGTGAACTCGATGCCGCAGACCCTCGCATACGTTTTGCATCGATGCAATAGGCCGGTGGCAAGTCCGTCGCGCCATGACGGCGTGCCCGGGCGCGCACCCCGCGGGGCACCCGGTGAAGGAGCCGCCGGCCGGGCTCCGCCCCAGGCCGGCGGGAGGACGGCGCTACCGCGCGGCGGGCGCGCGCCGCGAGGACTCGCGCACCACGAGCCGGAACGGCGTCGCCTCCGAGGCGCCCGACCACGCGGCCGCGCCCTCCTCGCCGGCGTCGTCGTCCGAGCCGCTGCCGTCCGAACCGTTCTTCCCGTCGGCGGGGCCCGGGTCGGCGCCGTTCGCACGGCCGCCGGCGCGGATCTGCGCGTCGAGCAGGTTCAGCGAGCGCTCCGCGATCACGTCCAGGTCGGGCGCGATCGACGTGAGCGGGGGGTGGGTGTAGGCGCACTCCGGGATGTCGTCCACCCCCACCACCGCGACCTCCTCGGGCACCCGCACGCCCGAGGCGTCCAGCGCCCGCAGCGCGCCCACGGCGAGCGCGTCGTTGAAGGCGAAGATCGCGTCGGGCAGCGGCCCGCTGCCCTCCAGCAGCCGCAGCGTGGTGGTGTAGCCGTGCTCCCTGGTCCAGTCGTCCACCGGCTCGACCAGCCAGTTCACCCGCCGCACGCCGGCCGCGGACAGCGCCTGCCGGTAGCCCTCGGCGCGCTGGCGGCCGTTCTCGCTGCCGTTCCGGCCGAGCGCGACGATCCGCTGGCAGCCCTGCGCGAGCAGGTGCTCCACCGCGGTGCGGGCGGCGGCCACGTTGTCGATGCCGACCCGCGGCAGGTGGTCGCCGACGGTGTGCTCGCCCAGCATGACCAGCGGGAAGTCCGGGCCGGTGGGCGGCACGTCCGCGGCCGGCAGGGTGAGCGCGCTGAACAGCACGCCGTCGGCGACGTTCGTCAGGCCGCCCGCCAGGATGCGCCGCTCGACCTCGCGGTCGCCGCCGGTGGACTCCACGAGCACGGTGGTCCCGCGCCGGGCCGCCGCCTGGATCACCGCCTGTGCGAGGGCGGCAAAGTACGGCTCCACCACGAACGGCACGGCCAGCGCGACGAACCCGGTGCGGCCCGAGCGCAGCCCGCGCGCGAGGTAGTCCATCTTGTAGCCCAGCTCGTCCAGCGAGCGCTGCACCCGGGTCCGCGTCGCCTCGCTGACGTGCGTGTAACCGCTGACCACGTTGGACACGGTCCGCACCGACACCCCCGCGTGCTCGGCGACGTCGCGCATCCTCACTCTGGCCACCGGGGTTCCCCTCTGGTCGGGACGGGCCGGGCCTGCTCGGTGCCGTGCTCTTGCATCGATGCAAATTATCGCCCAAGCTGGACGCCGACATTGATCAGCCGATTTTACGACGCCCGGTGGTCGGGCAGGCAGAAGGAGGAGCCGTGAGGGCGAGCGAGCAGGACGGGACCTACCCGCGGCCGATGCTCTGCCGCGAGCAGTGGGCCAGCCTGGACGGCGCGTGGGACTTCGGCTACGACGACGCGGCCGCCGGCGAGCGCGAGGTCTGGTTCGCGGTCGGCGGCCCGGACGGCGGCGGCGCGGCGGCCGACCCGTTCGACCGGCGGATCACCGTGCCGTTCCCGCCGGAGTCGCCCGCCTCCGGCGTCGGCGAGACCGGGCGGCACCCGGTCGTCTGGTACCGGCGCCGCGTCCCGCACGCGGTCCTCGTGCCCGACGGCGCGGCCGACGACCCGGCCGACGGCGGCGCGCGGCGGGCGCTGATCCACTTCGGCGCCGTGGACCACCGCGCGCGGGTCTGGCTGGACGGCACGCTGGTGGCCGAACACGTCGGCGGCCAGGCGCCGTTCACCGCCGACGTGACCGACGCGCTGCGCCCCGGCGCCGCCGAGCACGTGCTGGTCGTCCGCGCCGAGGACGACCCGGCCGAACTCGCGCAGCCGCGCGGCAAGCAGGACTGGCAGGACCGGCCGCACGCGGTCTGGTACGAGCGGACCACCGGCATCTGGCAGAGCGTGTGGACCGAGTCGGTGCCCGCGCGGCACGTCGCCGACCTGGCGTGGACCACCGACCCCGCCCGCGGCGTGACCGCCGAGATCACGCTCGCCCGGCCGGCGGCCGGACCGCTCGCGGTGGACGTCGTGATCAGCCGCGGCGACCAGGTCCTCGCGCGGACCTCCGCGGCGCTCGACGGCCGCCGGGCCCGGATCGACGTGGCGATCCCCGCGCTGCGCAACGGCATCGACCGCGAGGAGCTGCTGTGGCGCCCCGAGCGGCCGGTGCTGCTGGACGCCCGGGTCACCGTGCGCGAGCCCGGCGGCTCCGGTGCCGAGGTCGACCGGGTCGACTCGTACGTGGGCGTGCGCTCGGCCGGCGTCGGGCGCGGCGCCTTCCTCCTGAACGGCCAGCCCTACTTCGTGCGGTCGGTGCTCAACCAGGGCTACCGCCCGCACACCCTGCTGGCGAACGCCGGCACCGCGGAACTGCGCCGCGAGGTCGAGCTGACCAAGGCGATGGGCTTCAACGCCACCCGCGTCCACCAGAAGGCGGAGGACCCGCGGTTCCTGTTCTGGGCCGACCGGCTCGGCCTGCTGGTGTGGGGCGAGACCGCCGCGACCTACGACTTCTGCGGCGAGGCGGTCGAGTCGCTGACCCGGGAGTGGCTGGACCTGGTGCGCCGCGACCGCAGCCACCCGAGCGTGGTCACCTGGGTGCCGATCAACGAGAGCTGGGGCATCTCCGACATCGTCCGCGAGCCCGCGCAGGCCCACTTCTCGGTCGCGCTGGCCCACCTCACCCGCGCGCTCGACCCGACCCGGCCGGTCGTCTCCAACGAGGGCTGGGAGCACACCGACAGCGACATCCTCGGCGTGCACGACTACACCGCCGACCCGGCCGTGCTGACCGCGCGCTACGGCGACGCGGCCGGCTTCGACGCCCTGCTCGCCGGTCCGGGCCCCTCCGGCCGCGCGCTCTCGATCACCGCCCGGCAGGCGGAGCGGTTCGCCGCCGGGGACGCCCCGCTGATGGTCACCGAGTTCGGCGGGCTGTCGCTGGGAGCCGACGAGGGCGACTTCGCGTACACCTACACCAGTTCGGACACCCAGTACGCGGCGCTGCTGCGGGAGATGTTCGGCGCGCTGCGCGACAGCCCGCTGGTCGCGGGCTTCTGCTACACGCAGTTCATGGACACCGCGCAGGAGACGAACGGCCTGCTCTTCGCCGACGGCAGCCCCAAGCTTCCGCTGGAGTCGATCAGCGAGATCGTCACCGGGAAGAAGGAGGCGGGCGCCGCGACCACCGCCGACGAGTGACGCGGCGGCGGTCGCGCCGGTGGTCGCGCCGGCCCGCGGGGCGGTCGGCCGGGGGTTCCGACGTGAGGGCGGGCGCCGCCCGGTCCGGGTGCGCCCCGGCCGGGCGGCGCCAGCCCTCACGGGTGGTGCCCGCGCGGGTCGGGTGGTCGGGTCGGCTCCTCGGGTCGGCCTGCGCGGGTCAGGTCCGCGCCGGCACCGTGTAGAAGGGGACATCCTGGTACGCGGCCAGGTTCGGGTCGTCCGCGGAGACCCGGCCGGGGGCGGCCGGGCACAGCAGCCGCACCCCCTGGGCGCGCTCCTGGCCGGCGACCCACTGGGCCTGGCTGATCATCCCGGCCCCGATCCCGGCGATCACCAGCCCCGCGGGTATCCCGGTCGTGTAGGCGAGGAGCAGGCCGACGCCGATCGTGACGACGACCGTCGAGGTCATCGGGCGGGTGACGCGTTCGAACGTCTCCTCCGGCGCGGTCACCACGGACTCCGCGGGCGCGGGCACCGCCGCCTCCAGCCGGGCCCGGTACCAGGCGCGCCGCGGCCCCGCGGACCACACGCAGGGCAGGACGAACAACAGCGCCCCGATCACCGCCACCGCGGTGCCGCTCAGCCCCTTGGTGTGCCCGAGCAGCACGGGCAGCGCCCCCGCCGCGCCGCACAGCACCGCGAGCGAGCCCGTGGCCCGTGCCGACCCGACGACGCCGACCAGATCAGGTGTGCTGCTCACGCGTGCTCTCCTCCGCCCGGGTGTTCGCATCGGTTACCCGATGGATCGTAACGGGCCGCACGCCGGGCTCCGTCCCGCCCGGCGTCCGGCCGGGGGCCGCCCGGTCCGGACGGGGCGCGGGGCGGTTCGGGCGGGGCGGTTCGGGCGGCGGGCGCGAGTGGCGCGGTGGCGTACCCGGCGGAGGTGCGGGTCGGCGGCACGGCGGCGTACCCGACGGCGGGCAGGGATCTCGCGGCAGATCGGGGACGGACTCCGAACAGTTCGGTGTCCGATGTATCGTCGGCCGTATGACGACGCGTACGCAGATCCGACCGGCGGCGGGCGGCCGCGCGCGCTGGCCGGCGCTGCTGCTGCACGAGCGGGCGCGGCCGGACGCGGTGCGGGACCGCCCGTACGCCTGGCGGCTGGCCGTCGCGACCGTGTGCTTCGGGGCGTTCATGGGCCAGCTCGACGCGAGCATCGTGACGCTCACGTACGGCGGGCTGCGCCGGGGCTTCGACGCGTCGCCGGCCGCGGTGGAGTGGGTGTCGCTCGCCTACCTGCTGGTGCTGATCGCCCTGCTGGTGCCGGCCGGGCGGCTGTCGGACGCGTTCGGGCGCAAGCTGCTCTACCTCTACGGGTTCGCGGTGTTCACGGCGGCGTCCGCGGTGTGCGGGCTGGCGCCCTCGCTGCTGGTGCTGGTGCTCTTCCGCGGGGTGCAGGCGGTGGGCGCCGCACTGATGCAGGCGAACAGCGTGGCGCTGGTGACCACGAGCGCGCCGCGCGGGCGGATGCGGGCCGCGCTCGGCGTGCAGGCGGCGGCGCAGGCGCTCGGCCTGGCGCTGGGGCCGACGGTCGGCGGCGTGCTGGTCTCGACGCTCGGCTGGCGGTGGGTGTTCGGGGTGAACGTCCCGATCGGCGTGCTCGCGCTGGTCGCCGGGCACTACCTGCTGCCGCGCACCAGGGAGCGGCGCGCGACCGGCGGCTTCGACCGGCCCGGGCTGGTGCTGCTCGCGGCCGCGACGGGCAGCGGCCTGCTGGCGCTCTCGGCCGCCTCCGGCCTGCCGGTGCCGGGGTGGGCGGTGGCGGCGCTGTTCGCGGTGGCCGTCGCGGCCGGCTGGGGGTTCGTCACCCGGCAGCACCGCGCGCGCACCCCGCTGCTGGACCTTGCGCTGGTCCGGGAGCGTACGGTCCGGCTCGGGCTGCTCGGCGCGCTCAGCGGGTACCTGGTGCTGTTCGGTCCGCTGGTGCTGGTGCCGGTCGTGCTGACCGCGTCGGGGGTGTCCGAACTGGCCGCCGGGCTGGTGCTCACCGCGCTGCCGGCCGGGTTCGCGGTGGCCGCGACGGGGGCGGACCGGGTCCTGCCGCGCGGGCTGTCCGACCGGGGGCGCTGCGTGCTGGGCGGGGGCGTGCTCACCGCGGCGACGGCCGCGCTGCTGGTGGTGCCGCTGACAAAGGGCCCGCTGGCCGTGCTGCTCGCCGTGGTCGGCCTGGGCCTGGGCACCTTCACGCCGGCCAACAACGCGATGGTGATGGCGGCGATACCGCGCCGGTCCTCCGGGACCGGGGGCGGACTGGTGAACATGGCGCGCGGACTCGGTACCGCGCTCGGCGTCGCCCTGGTCACCCTCGCGCTGCACCTCGGCGAGCGCCACGGCGCGGCCGGGGCCCCGCCCGGCGGCACGGTGCCGGCGCGCTGGGCGGTCGCGGTGCTGGTGGCGGCGTCCGCCGTGGCGGCGGTGGCGGCATGGTCCGGCCCGCGCGGGGCCCACGCCCGAGCGCACCCGGCCGGTACCGGCACCGCGGGCGGGGCGGGCGGTTCCTCCCGGGTGGGCTGAGACTCCGTCCAGGGGGCGCCCGGCGCCGTAGTCTTGGGCCATGTCGTCGCAGCCGTCCCCCGAACTCGCCGCGTCCGCCGACGCTTCCGACGCGTCGGACGCCCGCAGGCTGACCGAGGCCGTCACCCGCCTGCGGCGCGCGCTGCGCGCGTCGATCAGGACCGACTACCCCTGGGAGACCCTGCCGATGGCGCAGGTCGAGCTCCTCCAGGTGCTCGCCGAGTGCTCTCCGGCCCGGATCAGCGAGCTGGCCACCCGGCAGCGGCTGGCGAACAGCACGGTGAGCGGTCTGATCAGCCAGATGATCACGTCGGGGCTCGTCACCCGCGACGTCGACCCGGGCGAACGCCGCGCCGCCGCCGTCGCCCTCACCGACGTCGGCCGCGAGCAGCTCGCCGCCTGGACCCGAGCGCACGAGCGGCGGCTCGACGCGGCCCTCGCGGCCCTTGACGACCCCGACCGCGCCGCCGTCCGCGCCGCCCTCCCCGCCCTCTTCCGCCTGGTCGACCACCTCACCCCGGAATAGCCCCGCCCCGGGGGCGGGGCGGTGGGTGCGCGCCCCTGGGGGCGCGGGGAACTGCGTGCTCAGCTCCTGCTGGCGGGTGGTCCGGCGATCTGGTCTCCGCCCCCTTCCTGCACGCCCCGGTCGAGATGCCGCGCGAGGCGATCCTCCGGTCGGCCGCGGGCGCGGTCGCGCCGGGCGGGGTGCTCCTGGTCGTCGGGCACGCGGGCCGGCGCCTCAGCGCGGTGACAGCCGGTACAGCGCGGCCGCGCCCGCGTCGAGCGTGACGTCGAGGTCCGACGGACGGCTCGCCCGCGGGTAGGTCGCGCTGGACGGGTCGAAGCGGGAGACCGTCCGCACCGCCGACCGGTCCAGGCCGATCCGCACCGTCGCGGACTTCCCGGGCTCCCGGTTCACGACCAGGAGGTGGCGGGTGCCGTCGTCGTCGGCGGCCCGGAAGAGGCCGAGGATCGCGGCGTCGCCGGTGACCGCGGTGATCTGGTCGCCCGGGGTGAAGGGTGTGGTGCCGGTCGGCAGCGGGTCGTCGTTGGCGTGCTGGACGGATTCGGAGACGAGGGGCTTGAGTTGGCGGCCGACGGGTTGCAGCCAGCCGGTGTTGAGGGTGGTGGCGGCGTCGTAGAGGGGGGTGCGCCTGCCGTCGGTGGTGATGAGGGCCTGGGTGTAGCCCTCGCCGCGGGCGGGGTCGGGGGTCCAGTAGGTGAAGTACTGGATGCCCTTGCAGCCGTACGCCAGGCTCACGTTGACCTGCCAGGCCAACTGCGAGGCGGACGGGGTGACGTGCCCGTCGAAACCGGTGGACTGGATGTACGTCCATGCCGGCACCCCGGCATCCAGCGCGGCCGCGCGCACGATCGCCCAGGTCTCGAAGTAGTCCGTGTCGAGGCCGCCGGTCAGGAACGGGTACCGGTCGAAGGAGATCAGCGCGGGCCGGACCGTGTCGAGGTAGCTGCGCACGAAGCGGGTGTAGCGCGCGCCGTTGCCGCGGTTGATGTTGGCGTACGGCAGCAGGCCGGGGGTGGCGGAGCGCACGATGCCGGTGAGCGCGCCGAGGTCGGCGAAGCGGTCGGTGCCGGGTTCGTCGTAGAGGCTGAGCCCGGCGAACGACGCGTGGCGCGCGTACGTCCCGGAGGCGGACCGTATCCAGTCGGTGGCGTCGGCGGTGGTGATCGAGGCCGGCACGCTGCGGTCGTCGGTGACGGTCATGTGCTGCGCGACCACGCTGACCCGCGGGTCGCCGGCCACCAGGACCTTCAGGCCGACCCGGTCGGCCAGGTCCAGCGCCTGGTTCGCGCTGGCCTCGTCGAGCTGGTAGTTGCCGGTGATCAGGAAGGTGAAGCCGGCGTCGGTGATCTCCTGGTAGCGGGCGAGCGTGGTCTCGTACGGGTGCGGCGGCCAGTACAGGCCGACGGGGAAGTCCGGGCCGCCGGTGAGCGGCAGGTCGGCGCTCGACGCGGCCGCCCGCGCCGGGTCGGAGCCGCCGGTCGCCGCGACCACCCGGCCGACCGTGGCCGCGCCCGCCGCGAGCACCCCGGCCCCCATGCCGGCCGCCTGCAACAGCGCGCGCCGGTTCATCCCCCGCGACGCGCCGGGCGCCGAGGGCGCCGGGATCCTCCGCTCCGACACGGTCCGCTCCCTCCGGAGCCCGCGTCGGGGCCCGATCCGTACCTTCCTGGTCTCCAGGCAAAGTACGACAGTCGGTGCGGTTCTCCCTATAGCCGGGCGAAACTCCCCGCCCTCGCGCGGTGCGCGCCCGGCGCCGCCCGCGCCGGGCAAGTGCCGCGCCGCGCCCGGCGATCCGGGGGCCGGCCGCGGCCCGCCGCCGGGGGCGCGGCGTGACCGATCCCACAGCACCGCGCCCCGGCGGGCGCCCCGGCCGCCGGCCGGTCGCCCAGGGCGAGGGGAGCCGGCGGGGCGGCCCGGTCGTGACGGCCGGGGCACTCCGCTCGGTCGTCGACGCCGGGGCGCTCCACGCCCGCCACGATGTGCCGCGGGAGCGGCAGGAGGACCACCGGCAGCGGCGGGATCGACACCGCCGAGGCGGCGGACGGCTCGTGGAGGTCCACCACCTGGGAGGTGGTCAGGGTGGACAGCGCGACCTGGACGGTCCCCGTCGACCGGTCCTGGCCGATCACCAGCGGCCCACGGCTACGCGCCCGGCCCCGGCCACGGCCCCAGCCGCGGGCGGAGCCACCTCTCCGCGCGGACGGGATGCCGGGAAGGCGCGGGTGGCGGCCCTACCGTTGGGGCATGACGCCTTCCGACGCGGGGCAGCGCACCGTCCGGCCGTGGTACGCGCTGGCCGCCGCGGTGTTCGCGGTGGGCATGGCGGGGACCACGCTTCCGACCCCGCTGTACGGCCTGTACCGCGAGCAGCTCGGCTTCTCCGAGTTCATGGTGACGGTGGTCTTCGCCGTCTACGCCTGCGGGGTGATCGCCGCGCTGCTGGTCGCCGGCGACTTCTCCGACCTGCTGGGCCGCCGGCCGATCCTGCTGACCGGGATCGGCTTCTCCGCGCTGAGCGCGGTGTGCTTTGTCGTCGAGGGCGGGCTGCCGCTGCTGTTCGCCGGGCGGCTGCTGTCCGGCTTCGCGGCCGGGCTGTTCAGCGGCGCCGGCACCGCCGCGGTCACCGAACTTGCCGCGCCCTCCCAGCGCGGGCGGGCGTCGTTCGCCGCGACGGCCGCGAACATGGGCGGGCTCGGCTGCGGGCCGATGCTCGCCGGGCTGCTCGCGCAGTACGCCCCCGCGCCGCTGCGGCTGCCCTACCTGGT encodes:
- a CDS encoding LacI family DNA-binding transcriptional regulator; this encodes MARVRMRDVAEHAGVSVRTVSNVVSGYTHVSEATRTRVQRSLDELGYKMDYLARGLRSGRTGFVALAVPFVVEPYFAALAQAVIQAAARRGTTVLVESTGGDREVERRILAGGLTNVADGVLFSALTLPAADVPPTGPDFPLVMLGEHTVGDHLPRVGIDNVAAARTAVEHLLAQGCQRIVALGRNGSENGRQRAEGYRQALSAAGVRRVNWLVEPVDDWTREHGYTTTLRLLEGSGPLPDAIFAFNDALAVGALRALDASGVRVPEEVAVVGVDDIPECAYTHPPLTSIAPDLDVIAERSLNLLDAQIRAGGRANGADPGPADGKNGSDGSGSDDDAGEEGAAAWSGASEATPFRLVVRESSRRAPAAR
- a CDS encoding glycoside hydrolase family 2 protein, translating into MRASEQDGTYPRPMLCREQWASLDGAWDFGYDDAAAGEREVWFAVGGPDGGGAAADPFDRRITVPFPPESPASGVGETGRHPVVWYRRRVPHAVLVPDGAADDPADGGARRALIHFGAVDHRARVWLDGTLVAEHVGGQAPFTADVTDALRPGAAEHVLVVRAEDDPAELAQPRGKQDWQDRPHAVWYERTTGIWQSVWTESVPARHVADLAWTTDPARGVTAEITLARPAAGPLAVDVVISRGDQVLARTSAALDGRRARIDVAIPALRNGIDREELLWRPERPVLLDARVTVREPGGSGAEVDRVDSYVGVRSAGVGRGAFLLNGQPYFVRSVLNQGYRPHTLLANAGTAELRREVELTKAMGFNATRVHQKAEDPRFLFWADRLGLLVWGETAATYDFCGEAVESLTREWLDLVRRDRSHPSVVTWVPINESWGISDIVREPAQAHFSVALAHLTRALDPTRPVVSNEGWEHTDSDILGVHDYTADPAVLTARYGDAAGFDALLAGPGPSGRALSITARQAERFAAGDAPLMVTEFGGLSLGADEGDFAYTYTSSDTQYAALLREMFGALRDSPLVAGFCYTQFMDTAQETNGLLFADGSPKLPLESISEIVTGKKEAGAATTADE
- a CDS encoding MFS transporter gives rise to the protein MTTRTQIRPAAGGRARWPALLLHERARPDAVRDRPYAWRLAVATVCFGAFMGQLDASIVTLTYGGLRRGFDASPAAVEWVSLAYLLVLIALLVPAGRLSDAFGRKLLYLYGFAVFTAASAVCGLAPSLLVLVLFRGVQAVGAALMQANSVALVTTSAPRGRMRAALGVQAAAQALGLALGPTVGGVLVSTLGWRWVFGVNVPIGVLALVAGHYLLPRTRERRATGGFDRPGLVLLAAATGSGLLALSAASGLPVPGWAVAALFAVAVAAGWGFVTRQHRARTPLLDLALVRERTVRLGLLGALSGYLVLFGPLVLVPVVLTASGVSELAAGLVLTALPAGFAVAATGADRVLPRGLSDRGRCVLGGGVLTAATAALLVVPLTKGPLAVLLAVVGLGLGTFTPANNAMVMAAIPRRSSGTGGGLVNMARGLGTALGVALVTLALHLGERHGAAGAPPGGTVPARWAVAVLVAASAVAAVAAWSGPRGAHARAHPAGTGTAGGAGGSSRVG
- a CDS encoding MarR family winged helix-turn-helix transcriptional regulator; protein product: MSSQPSPELAASADASDASDARRLTEAVTRLRRALRASIRTDYPWETLPMAQVELLQVLAECSPARISELATRQRLANSTVSGLISQMITSGLVTRDVDPGERRAAAVALTDVGREQLAAWTRAHERRLDAALAALDDPDRAAVRAALPALFRLVDHLTPE